From Cellulophaga lytica DSM 7489, a single genomic window includes:
- a CDS encoding nuclear transport factor 2 family protein, whose product MSTDLKEKAIAFYKTAYLGNPKKAVELYVGEEYIQHNPDVENGTEGFIAYFERMQTEYPDKSIEFVRAITEGNLVALHTHQTWPGKDQYVTMDFFRFDQNGKIVEHWDAIQQIPKTSKNPNTMY is encoded by the coding sequence ATGAGTACGGATTTAAAAGAAAAGGCAATTGCATTTTACAAAACTGCATATTTAGGAAATCCTAAAAAAGCAGTAGAATTATATGTTGGTGAAGAATATATACAACACAACCCAGACGTAGAAAATGGCACAGAAGGTTTTATAGCATATTTTGAGCGTATGCAAACAGAATACCCAGATAAAAGCATTGAGTTTGTAAGAGCAATTACAGAGGGTAACCTTGTTGCTTTACACACGCACCAAACGTGGCCTGGTAAAGACCAATACGTTACTATGGATTTTTTTAGATTTGACCAAAATGGTAAAATTGTAGAACATTGGGATGCTATACAGCAAATTCCTAAAACGTCTAAAAACCCAAATACAATGTACTAA
- a CDS encoding DUF3037 domain-containing protein, whose translation MQDKVTFEYAVIRIVPKVEREEFFNIGVILFSKRKKFLGVKYHIDRTKLEAFCKELNYNLLEDYLKAWELVCKGEPAGGPIGKLELSDRFRWLAASRSTVIQSSKTHPGLCNNPEETLEKLFATYVL comes from the coding sequence ATGCAAGATAAAGTTACGTTTGAATATGCCGTTATACGCATTGTACCCAAAGTAGAACGCGAAGAATTTTTTAACATTGGCGTTATTTTATTTAGTAAACGAAAAAAATTTTTAGGTGTAAAATACCATATAGACCGTACTAAACTAGAAGCTTTTTGTAAGGAGCTCAACTATAATTTGCTAGAAGATTACCTAAAAGCTTGGGAACTGGTTTGCAAAGGTGAGCCTGCAGGCGGACCAATTGGCAAGTTAGAACTATCTGACAGGTTTAGGTGGTTGGCAGCCTCTAGAAGCACCGTTATACAAAGCTCTAAAACACACCCTGGTTTGTGCAACAACCCAGAAGAAACCTTAGAAAAATTATTTGCTACTTACGTATTGTAG
- a CDS encoding 2OG-Fe(II) oxygenase, translating into MNTEIQIEKWLSWVDELSCNDYVVIDNFLDTSTYLEVREFFLSKLNYFAQAGIGALDKNAVHTEIRGDYTFWLTKERDTEIAAFWEVVDQAIQVFNRYCFLSLSGYEFHFANYPPGGHYTKHLDQFKNRNNRTISFIVYLNEGWQKGDGGELEIFKPDNSSFLVEPLAGRCVLFKSDVVPHAVLKSYKDRYSLTGWLLQTPFKLGQFLG; encoded by the coding sequence TTGAACACTGAAATACAAATAGAGAAGTGGCTCTCCTGGGTAGATGAGCTTTCTTGTAACGATTATGTGGTAATTGATAATTTTTTAGATACAAGCACGTATTTAGAAGTTAGAGAATTCTTTTTATCTAAGCTAAATTATTTTGCACAAGCAGGTATAGGCGCATTAGATAAAAATGCAGTACACACAGAAATTAGAGGCGACTATACTTTTTGGTTAACTAAAGAACGAGATACAGAAATTGCTGCATTTTGGGAGGTTGTAGACCAAGCAATACAGGTGTTTAATAGGTATTGTTTTTTAAGTTTATCTGGGTACGAGTTTCATTTTGCAAACTATCCTCCAGGCGGTCATTACACTAAACATCTAGACCAATTTAAAAACCGAAATAACCGTACCATTTCTTTTATTGTGTATTTAAATGAAGGTTGGCAAAAAGGAGATGGAGGAGAATTAGAAATTTTTAAACCAGATAATAGCTCGTTTTTAGTAGAGCCATTAGCAGGTAGGTGCGTATTGTTTAAGAGTGATGTTGTGCCGCACGCTGTACTAAAATCTTATAAAGATAGATATAGTTTAACAGGATGGTTACTACAGACACCATTTAAATTAGGGCAGTTTTTAGGGTAG
- the pbpC gene encoding penicillin-binding protein 1C, translated as MGFVGKLKNTVIGKFLRNNPKKSIAVAVLLIAYYFCLPKQLFNVPTATVVESEEGLLLGAQIASDGQWRFPKVDSIPKKFEHCLLQFEDAHFYKHFGFNPVSIAKAVGQNIKAGKTVRGGSTITQQVIRLARKGKSRSYAEKFIELIWATRLEFRYSKEEILKMYASNAPYGGNVVGLEVASWRYFGLKSHQLSWAETATLAVLPNAPSLIYPGKNQQRLLVKRNKLLRKLLANGIINKTTYDLALLEELPQKPYALPQNAQHLVTHLSKKHKGERVVSTIKAPLQASVNAVVQKHYSHLKQNQVYNAAVLVLDVNTRKVLAYVGNTKTDKNHQKDVDMVQANRSTGSTIKPLLYTAMLDAGELLPNMLVADIPTQIAGYTPQNFNEDFSGAVEAKKALARSLNIPAVRLLQSYGLQKFRDQLDLFNLKGINKSADHYGLTLILGGAESSLWDLCKTYASMASTVNHFNTTSSEYFTKEFAEPVLKANDTVDFGKKSTEKTIFDAASIYLTFEAMKEVNRPEGQESWEFYDSSKPIAWKTGTSFGNKDAWAIGATKNYVVGVWVGNADGEGRPNVTGVTSAAPILFDVFNVLPKTSWFLKPLDEFTEIDVCSNSGYLATPNCPTKKIGIPAKQNYVKACPYHKLVHLDAKQQFQVNTSCELLENMVTKPWFVLPPIQEFYYKKTNVTYKTLPDFRNDCKTENAKVMEFIYPKSGAKITLPKNFEGETNELVLKIAHSKSKTKVFWYVDDRFVKQTATFHEIAILPKPGVHKITVVDEVGNDAVIWITILE; from the coding sequence ATGGGTTTTGTAGGAAAACTTAAAAATACGGTAATTGGTAAATTTTTACGCAACAACCCTAAAAAAAGCATAGCAGTAGCAGTACTGCTTATTGCATATTATTTTTGCTTACCAAAACAACTTTTTAATGTGCCAACAGCTACTGTTGTAGAGAGTGAAGAAGGTTTGCTTTTAGGAGCGCAAATTGCTAGTGATGGTCAATGGCGTTTTCCTAAAGTAGATAGCATACCTAAAAAATTTGAGCATTGTTTACTACAGTTTGAAGATGCACACTTTTACAAGCATTTTGGTTTTAATCCTGTTTCTATAGCAAAAGCTGTTGGGCAAAATATAAAAGCAGGTAAAACAGTACGTGGTGGTAGCACCATAACACAACAAGTAATACGTTTAGCGCGTAAAGGCAAAAGCAGATCTTATGCAGAAAAATTTATAGAGCTTATATGGGCAACACGCCTAGAGTTTAGGTATAGCAAAGAAGAAATACTAAAAATGTATGCTAGTAATGCACCCTATGGAGGTAATGTTGTAGGCTTAGAGGTTGCATCTTGGCGTTATTTTGGACTAAAATCTCATCAATTATCTTGGGCAGAAACTGCAACATTGGCCGTTTTGCCAAATGCTCCAAGTTTAATATATCCGGGTAAAAACCAGCAACGTTTGTTAGTAAAAAGAAATAAATTACTGCGTAAGTTGTTAGCTAATGGTATAATTAACAAAACAACTTATGACCTAGCCTTGCTAGAAGAGTTGCCTCAAAAACCATATGCTTTGCCGCAAAATGCACAGCATTTGGTTACACATTTATCAAAAAAACATAAAGGAGAAAGGGTAGTAAGTACTATAAAAGCTCCCTTGCAGGCAAGTGTAAATGCTGTAGTACAAAAACACTACTCTCACTTAAAACAAAACCAGGTTTATAATGCTGCTGTTCTAGTTTTAGATGTTAATACACGCAAAGTATTAGCATATGTAGGTAACACAAAAACAGATAAAAATCACCAAAAAGATGTAGATATGGTGCAAGCCAACCGTAGCACAGGTAGTACCATAAAACCATTATTGTATACCGCAATGTTAGATGCTGGTGAGCTATTACCCAATATGTTGGTTGCAGATATACCTACACAAATTGCAGGGTACACACCTCAAAATTTTAATGAAGACTTTAGTGGTGCTGTAGAGGCTAAAAAGGCATTAGCTAGATCATTAAATATACCTGCTGTTAGGTTGTTACAATCCTACGGGCTGCAAAAATTTAGAGATCAGTTAGACTTGTTTAACCTAAAAGGTATAAACAAATCTGCAGATCATTATGGATTAACATTAATTTTAGGAGGTGCAGAAAGTAGTCTTTGGGACTTGTGTAAAACTTATGCATCTATGGCATCTACGGTAAACCATTTTAATACAACATCTAGCGAATATTTTACAAAGGAATTTGCAGAACCAGTGTTAAAAGCAAATGATACTGTAGATTTTGGAAAAAAATCTACAGAAAAAACAATTTTTGATGCAGCAAGTATATACCTCACTTTTGAAGCAATGAAAGAGGTAAATAGACCAGAGGGACAAGAATCTTGGGAGTTTTATGACTCGTCTAAACCAATTGCCTGGAAAACAGGTACCAGTTTTGGTAATAAAGATGCTTGGGCAATTGGAGCAACCAAAAATTATGTTGTTGGTGTTTGGGTTGGTAATGCAGATGGTGAGGGTAGGCCAAATGTTACAGGTGTTACTAGTGCAGCACCAATTTTATTTGATGTTTTTAATGTTTTACCTAAAACAAGTTGGTTTTTAAAGCCTTTAGATGAGTTTACAGAAATAGATGTATGCAGTAATAGCGGTTATTTAGCAACGCCTAACTGCCCTACTAAAAAAATAGGTATACCTGCCAAACAAAACTATGTAAAGGCTTGCCCTTACCATAAATTAGTGCATTTAGATGCCAAGCAGCAGTTTCAGGTAAATACTTCATGTGAGTTGTTAGAGAATATGGTAACTAAGCCTTGGTTTGTATTGCCTCCTATACAAGAGTTTTACTATAAAAAAACCAACGTTACGTACAAAACATTACCAGATTTTAGAAACGATTGTAAAACTGAAAATGCTAAGGTAATGGAGTTTATTTACCCAAAATCTGGAGCAAAAATAACCTTGCCTAAAAATTTTGAAGGAGAAACCAATGAGCTGGTTTTAAAAATAGCACACTCTAAATCTAAAACAAAAGTTTTTTGGTATGTAGACGATAGATTTGTAAAGCAAACAGCAACATTTCATGAAATAGCTATTTTGCCAAAACCAGGCGTGCATAAAATTACCGTTGTAGATGAGGTTGGTAATGATGCTGTTATTTGGATAACAATACTAGAGTAG
- a CDS encoding HipA family kinase encodes MNKLDVRTVNVVQYVQPLREGGSLPAIVKADDDFLYVLKFRGAGQGTKALIAEFIGGELARAIGLKVPELVFANLDDSFSKTEPDEEIQDLLKFSVGLNLGLHYLSSAITFDPLVTTVDAKTASKVVLLDSIISNIDRTAKNTNLLIWNQELWIIDNGASFYFHHNWPLWKNHLTRTFPLIKDHVLLPQATELDYAKQEITSKITPQIIKNITNSIPEDWLINQTDSLTPAQMRAAYTTYLNAKLGMVDALINEAKDAR; translated from the coding sequence ATGAACAAATTAGACGTTAGAACCGTAAACGTTGTACAGTATGTGCAACCTTTACGAGAAGGTGGTTCTTTACCTGCTATTGTTAAAGCAGATGATGATTTCCTTTATGTTTTAAAATTTAGAGGCGCTGGCCAAGGCACAAAAGCACTTATTGCCGAGTTTATTGGTGGCGAGCTTGCACGTGCTATTGGACTAAAAGTACCTGAGTTGGTATTTGCTAACCTAGACGACTCATTTAGCAAAACAGAACCCGACGAAGAAATTCAGGATTTACTAAAATTTAGTGTTGGTTTAAATCTAGGGCTACACTATTTATCTAGCGCTATAACTTTTGATCCGTTGGTAACTACCGTAGATGCAAAAACCGCTTCTAAAGTGGTACTACTAGACAGTATTATTAGCAACATAGACCGTACTGCAAAAAACACCAACTTACTTATTTGGAACCAAGAGTTGTGGATTATAGACAATGGTGCTAGCTTTTATTTTCATCATAACTGGCCTTTGTGGAAAAACCACTTAACCAGAACCTTTCCGTTAATAAAAGACCACGTATTATTGCCACAGGCTACAGAACTAGATTATGCAAAACAAGAAATTACAAGTAAAATTACACCGCAAATTATAAAAAACATCACCAACAGTATACCAGAAGATTGGCTTATAAACCAAACCGATTCTTTAACTCCTGCGCAAATGAGAGCTGCCTACACCACCTATTTAAATGCAAAATTGGGTATGGTAGATGCGCTAATAAATGAAGCTAAAGATGCAAGATAA
- a CDS encoding DUF2314 domain-containing protein, producing MKKILTITAIIILSITSCKENSSSKIEREGEPDVMNVANENIAMNQAIAEANKTLSNFKSAIQSNNKNYQGFTLKQKFTDTEGNSEHIWIQDVTFNNNKFKGIVGNKPLYEINVKYGDTIVVDESNISDWMYFDGKVTKGAYTIKVLRDQMSSEEQKQFDIQSGLLFE from the coding sequence ATGAAAAAAATCTTAACTATTACAGCTATTATTATTCTTTCAATTACTTCTTGTAAAGAGAACTCTTCTTCTAAAATTGAACGTGAAGGCGAGCCAGATGTAATGAATGTAGCTAATGAAAATATTGCAATGAACCAAGCCATTGCAGAAGCAAACAAAACATTATCTAATTTCAAAAGTGCTATACAAAGCAATAACAAAAACTATCAAGGTTTTACGCTTAAACAAAAGTTTACAGATACAGAAGGCAATTCAGAGCACATATGGATACAAGACGTTACTTTTAATAACAATAAATTTAAAGGTATTGTTGGTAATAAACCACTATACGAGATTAATGTAAAATACGGAGATACTATTGTGGTAGACGAGTCTAATATTAGTGATTGGATGTATTTTGATGGTAAAGTAACAAAAGGCGCATACACTATTAAAGTGCTACGTGACCAAATGTCTTCAGAAGAACAAAAGCAGTTTGACATACAAAGCGGATTACTATTTGAATAA
- a CDS encoding zinc finger-like domain-containing protein, protein MAYKTCNACSGTGQKTFVGGTHATTEHCNACDGTGNIRIADPIQPPPPKPPTTSGTDKTGPKPNKNTKFIKLAISTIAFIFGYWITLEHFTDTFYIAAAIGLICFFLVYRWFYFFMTALTITIIIFAIWGEKILSFF, encoded by the coding sequence ATGGCATATAAAACCTGTAATGCTTGTTCTGGTACTGGACAAAAAACTTTTGTAGGTGGTACACACGCTACCACAGAACATTGTAACGCTTGTGATGGCACAGGTAATATTAGAATAGCAGACCCTATACAGCCGCCACCACCAAAACCTCCTACAACTTCGGGTACGGATAAAACTGGTCCTAAACCAAACAAAAACACTAAATTTATTAAGCTTGCTATAAGTACAATTGCTTTTATTTTTGGCTACTGGATAACTTTAGAGCATTTTACAGATACGTTTTACATAGCTGCTGCTATAGGTTTAATTTGCTTTTTTTTAGTGTACCGTTGGTTTTACTTTTTTATGACAGCCCTAACTATAACCATCATTATTTTTGCCATCTGGGGAGAAAAAATATTGTCTTTCTTTTAA